The genomic DNA TACTCCGACGGGTGCTCGCGGAGCTCCCGACGGGTCAGCGGATGCGCGTGCGGCAGCACGGACTCGGATGCCGCGTCATCCGTCCCCGACTCCGAAGCATCGCCGGAACCGCTGCCGACATCGCCGGCACCGGCCCGCTTCGCCCGCCGACGCTCACGCGCGCCCTCGACGAGGTTGTACAGCGTCGGCAGCACGATGAGCGTCAGGACGGTCGACGAGATGAGCCCGCCGATCACGACGATCGCGAGCGGCTGCGAGATGAACCCGCCGTGCCCGGTGATGCCGAGCGCCATCGGCGTGAGCGCGAAGATCGTCGCCAGTGCGGTCATCAGAATCGGACGCAGACGCTTCTCTCCACCGGCCATCACCGCGTCGGCGGTCGACAGCCCCTTCTCGCGGTACTGGTTGACCAGGTCGATGAGCACGATCGCGTTCGTCACCACGATGCCGATGAGCATCAGCACCCCGATGAGAGAGGCGACGCCGAGCGGCACGCCGGTGACGATCTGCAGCAGGATCGCACCGGTCGCTGCGAATGGCACAGAGACGAGCAGCAGCAGCGGCTGACGCAACGACTTGAACGTCGCGACCATCACCACGTAGACGATCAGGATCGCGGCGAGCATCGCCAGCCCCAGCTGCGAGAACGAGTCGGCCTGCTGAGTCGCGACGCCGCCGACGGCGGCAGACGCTCCATCCGGCAGCTCGACAGCGGCGAGCGCCTCGTTGACCGAAGCGGTGGCGACGGCGAGGTTGTCGGAGGCCGGCGGCACCGTGACCGTCGCCGTACGGCGCCCCTGCTCCGTGGAGATGGAGGTGGGCCCGTTGCGCTCCTCCACCGTGGCGATCTCCTGCAGCTGCACGAGGCCGAGCGGCGTCGGGATCGTGAGCGCACGCAGCGCATCCGCCGTCGCCGGCGGCTCGGATGCGGCGAGGTAGACGGTCAGCGCCGTGTCACCGATCTCGATCGAGCCGAGCTGTTCCGGACGCATCGTGTTCGACACGATGGAGCCGACCGCGACCTCGGAGAGGCCGCGTTCCGCTGCCGCCACGCGATCGACGACGACCGCGATGTACGGCAACGACGCCGCAAGGTTGTCGGTGACCTGACCGACGCCGTCTCGTCCATCGAGCTCGTCGACGACCGCTGACGTCGCGGTCTGCAGATCCTCGGAATTCGAAGCGGTGACGGTGATCTCGATATCACTGGACCCGAAGCCGGAGCTCGCCGCGACGGCGATCTCGCCAACATCCGACAGCGAATCGATCGCATCCTGCACGTCGGCGCGCAGCGCCTCCTGGTCGGCGTCGCCATCGGTCAGGACCGAGTAGGTCACACCGGCGCTTCCGGAGAACGCGTCGCGCAGCGCCGACCCGCTCGAGCCGATCGAGGCCTGCACGTGCTCGACACCGTCGACGCCGAGCAGCGCCTCCTCGACGGCGATCGCCGCGTCGGACTTCGCCTCCAGGCTCGCGGTCGGGCCGAGATCCTGCGTGACGCGCATCGTGTTCTGACCGGAGTCGCTGAGGAAGTTCACCTTCATCAACGGCGCTGCCGCGAGGGTGGCACCGAGCACGACGACGGCGAGGATCACCGTGACCGCCGAGTGCTTCAGAGTCCAGCCGAGGATCGGGCGGTACATGCGCTGCAGCGGCGTCGGCGGAGCGTCCGGATGCTCCGGATCGATGGCCTTGCCGTTCTCGTCGAGCAGCTCCTTGCCCGGCCGGAGGAACCAGTAGGCGAGCACCGGGACGATCGTCAGCGAGACCAGCAGCGAGGCGATCATCGCGATCGACACCGTCACCGCGAACGGACGGAAGAGCTCGCCGACCATGTCGCCGACGAACACGATCGGCAGGAACACGGCGACCGTGGTGATCGTGGAGGAGGTGACCGCCATGGCGACCTCGCGCACGGCGAGCCGGATCGCATCCCCCTTGTCGGCGTCTCCGACGTAGTGCCGCTTGATGTTCTCGATGACGACGATCGAGTCATCCACGACGCGACCGATCGCGATCGTCAGCGCACCGAGCGTGAGGATGTTCAACGAATAGCCGAACGCCTGCAGACCGATGAACGTGATCAGCACCGACGTCGGGATGGAGATCGCCGTCACCAGCGTCGATCGGATCGACAGCAGGAAGACGAGGATGATGATCACCGCGAAAGCGAGCCCGAGCAGACCCTCGGTGGCGAGCGTCTCGATCGACTGCACGATGAACGGCGCCTGATCGAAGATCACCGTGAACTCGGCATCCGGGAACGCCTTGCCGATCTCGTCGAGTGCCGCGAGCACGCCCTGCGAGACCTCGACGGTGTTCGCCGCCGGGAGCTTGGTGATCGAGATCGACAGCGCGTCCTCACCGTCGACCCGGGAGATGGACGAGACCGGGTCGGATTCCTGCGCGACCGTCGCCACGTCGCCGATCGTCGCCGCGGATCCGACCAGCGGGAGCGCCGCGAGTTCTTCGACGGAGGTGATCTTCGCACCCGTCTGCACGGTGAGCGTCTGGCCGTTCTCGGTGATGTCACCGCCGGGGAAGAGCGTGCCGTTCTGCTGCAGCGCCTGACTGATCGCCTGCGTGCTGAGGCGCTGTTCGGCGAGGGCTGCGGCGTCAGGGGTGATGGTGATCCGCTGGCCGATGCCGCCGACGATCTGTGCGGCGTTGACGCCATCGACGTCTTCGAGGTCGGGGATCGCGACGCGCTCGAGTTCGGCCTGGGCGTTCTCGGCGTCGTCGAAGCCGGTGACGGCGACCTGGATGACCGGGAAGTCATCGATCGCCACGGCGAGCACCTGCGGGCTCACGTCGTCGGGAAGCTGCTGCGCGACCCGGTTGATCGCCTGCTGGATCTTCTGCTCGGCCGTCGCGAGATTCGTGCCGTACGCGAATGTCGCCTGCACGATCGAGGCGTTCGTCGTGCTCGTCGCCGTCGTCGATTCGAGTCCTGGCACGCCCTGGATCGCCGACTCGATGGGCGTGGACACGTCGTTCTCGACGACCTCGGGCGAGGCACCGGGATACGTGGTCATCACGATCAGGTTGGGCAGCTCCAGCGACGGGATGAGCTCCTGCTTGAGGTTCGTCAGCGCGAGGCCGCCGAACACCGCGGCGACGATCGTGATGAGTGCGATGAGCGCGCGGTTCTTGAGGCTCAGGACGGCGAGGTTCGACACGGCTGTTCTCTCTCGGTCGGATCAGGCGGATGCAGGTGCGGATGCGGTGGGTGCGGATGTGAGGATGCCGGCGAGGGCGTCGCGGATGAGGCTCTCGTCTAGCGGCTCGTCGTGGATCTGTGCGTGCCAGAGTACGCCGTCGATGAAGACGGCGGCCGCCCTGGCACGGTCGGTTCCGTGAACGGGAGCGATGAAGGCGACGACCTCGTCCGACCAGTGCCTGGCGAGCTCGCGCACGCGAGGATCGTGCACGGCTGCGGTGACGACGGCACGGTCCGCCTGGACGGCACGCGCGTCTTCGAGCCCCCCGTGGATGAGACGCGCGAGCCCTGCCGGTGTGACGCCGTCGGCGATCACGGCCTGCCGCGTGATGTCGATACGCAGCTCGACTTCGGCGGCGAGCGCATGCAGAGCGGCGTCGCGGAGGTCGTCGAGCGTGGCGAAGTACTGGGTCGTGGCGCCGAGCGGCACCCCAGCGCGGGCGGCGACCTTGCGGTGCGTGATCGCGTCGACGCCGATCTCGACGATCAGCTCGGAGGCGGCGGCGACGATCTCGCGTCGGCGCGCCTCAGGGTCGCGTCTCCTGCGCGTCACCGCATCCGGCATCACCCACCCCCTTCTGTACATTTGTACATTCACTGCGCTTGGAGAACGCTGAGAGGCGAAGTTCACGCCTTTCGACCGCCCCGCTCAGGACATTCGTCTCTGTCTCCGCGACACCGTCCTCCGGAGAATGGGAAGGCATGGTCTCGTTCCCCCCAGGAGGCCGGTTCCCGGAGGTCCCCCATGGTCGCAAGGCCTCGTTTCCCGTTCGCACTTCTCGCAGCCGCCATCGTGTTCACCGCGGCGCTGGCAGGGGCCGCACCCGCCGCGAGCGGCACGACCGGCTCGACGGCGCCGGCGGTCAGCATTCTGGATGACGATCCGACGATGATCCTCGGGTGGGCGTCGCACGACCTGCCCACGATGGCCACGGAAGAAACCGCCTTCGGCAGGAGCAACGGGATGCTCTCCACCTACGTCGATTTCGTGCAGTCTCCTGGATTCCCGCACGACGACGTCGATGCTGCCGAGGCCCGCGGCTCGGCCCTGCTGATCGCCTGGGAACCATGGGACTGGAATCGGCCCGCCGATCAGCAACCTGAGTTCGCCCCGCGCCGGATCGCCGCCGGCGAGTTCGACACCCAGCTGACGGCGTGGCTGACCCAGGCCGCGCAGCGCACCGCCGACGCGGAGATCATCGTGCGCTTCGCTCCCGAGATGGACGACTCGAGCCGCCCCTGGTCGAGCGGCACGGCCGCCGGGAGCAGCACACCGGCGGAGTACATCGCGATGTGGCGTCACGTGTACGCGATCAAGCAGGCGGTCGCGCCCGAGGTGGTCTTCCTCTGGAATCCTCTGAACTACGGAGCCGGGCCGCATCCCTTCGAGTCGTACTTCCCCGGATCTGCGCATGTCGACGCTCTCGCGCTCGACGGCTTCAACTGGGGCTACGTCCGGACGGGCTCGGCCGGGTGGCAGAGCCCGGAGGACGTCTTCGGGTTCTCGACTCCGAACGGCCCGGTGCCGAGGCTCAAAGCGCTGGCCGGCGCGAAGCCCTGGGGCATCGCCGAAGTGGCATCCGCCCCCGACGACCCCGCCGATTTCCAACTGGGAGGCCCCGGTTACGGGGCCTGGGGCACGTGGGTGCACCAATGGCCCGCGAACCCGCCGTACGAACAGACGCCACAGGATTGGATCACCCAGGAAGGCTGGTCGCGGATGCTGATCGAGCGGGCGAGCGACGCCGGGGCCTCCTTCGTCGGCTTCTTCCACACTGTGAAGGAGACCGACTGGCGCCTCACGGACACTCTCGTCGGCCGCGACGTGTTCGACGACGCCTCGTAGCCGCGCTCCTTTCGCCCGGCGCCATAGAATTACGCAGGGCCACGACGGCTTCCGAGAGGGTGGACATGGTCAATCTCAACCAGCTCGAAGTGCTCGTCACGGTGGTCGAGGCGGGCGGTTTCTCCGGGGCCGCGAAGAAGCTGTACATGAGTCAGCCGTCGGTCTCGACCCACGTGCGAAACCTGGAGACGTCGCTCGGCGTGCCTCTCGTCGAACGCACGACGCAGGGCGCACGCGCGACAGCCGCCGGCACGGTCGTCGTCGATCACGCCCGCCGGATCTTCGCCCTGCTCGCGGCGCTGGAACAAGACGTCGCCGCATTTCAGGGGCCGGACGCGGGGCGCCTCACCGTCGCCGGCACGACGACCCTCGGCACGTACCTGCTGCCGCGCCTGGTCGCACAGTTCAGCGCTCGCGCACCGCGCGTCGATTGCCAGATCCGGGTGGGCAACGAGGATGCCGTCGAGGGATGGGTCATCCGCGGCGACGTGGCTCTCGGCCTCTCGATCGGCCTGCCGCGCGAACAGCTTGAGGCTGAGCCGCTACTCACCGAGGAGATGGTGCTCGTCGCCGCCTCCGGTTCACCGCTGGCAGGGCGCACGCTGCAGGCGATCGAGCTCTCAGGGCAGCGTTTCCTCGTGCGAGAGCAGGGATCAGCGACCCGTCGACAACAGGAGGAGATCCTGCGCACCTGGGGCCTCGAGACCGCAGCGCGCTGGGAGATGTGGGGCCCCGATACCCTCAAGGAAGCCGCGTCCGCCGGCCTTGGCGTCGCGCTGCTCTCGGAGCACGCGACAGCACGTGAGCGCGCGATTGGAGACCTCGTCGCCCTTGACATCACCCCGGCACCGCCCGGGCGAACGGTGTCGCTGATCCGGCGGGCCGATCGGGTACTGACCCCGCCGGAGGAGGCCTTCGTCACGCTTCTTCGCAGCATGGCGCACTGGCCGACCTGAAGACTCGATCCGATCGCCGGATCGTTTGCGATGCAGGAGGTGCATCCGCGAGCTTCCTCACGGATGCACCGTTGCGCGGAATAGATCAGTATCGGATGCAGGCCGAGCGCAGATCCGTGTAGAACTGCCAAACCTCCGGTGAGCACTCGGGCGCTCCGAGCTGAGAAGCCTTGGCACCCATGTGAGGCAGATGCGAGTATGCACCGACACCAGGACGGTTCACGTGCAGCATCCCGGCCTGGAACTCCTGCAGCGCCTGGAAGATGCGCGATGGGTCCTGCGTGAAGATCGTTCCGGACATGCCGTACTTGACGGAGTTGCTGATGCGCATCGCGTCGTCGTAGCCGTCGCACGTGATCACGGAGAGTACCGGCCCGAAGACCTCCTCCTGTGCGAGCTCGGAGTCCCAGGCGACATCGTCGAGAATGGTCGGCTTGATGAAGAATCCCGGAGTGTCGAGCTCCGCGGCCTCTCCACCGGCGACGACCTTCGCGCCGTCTGTGATGGCGCGCTCGATGGCGGTGATGCAGGCCTGGTGACGCTCCTCGTTGACCACAGGGCCGATGTCGGACCAGCTCTGATCCCCGCGGCCGATCTTCATGGCCCGCACGCGCGGCGCGAGACGCTCCAGAAGAGCGTCGTGCACCTTCGCGTCGACGATCACGCGGCTCGTGGCGCTGCAGCGCTGCCCGCTCTGGCCGAACGCGCCATGGATGATCGCCTCGACGGCGGCGTCGAGGTCGGCATCATCGAGGACGAGGAGGGCGTTCTTGCCGCCGAGTTCGAGCTGGGTGCGCATGAGGCGGTCGGCGCCGGCGCGGTTGATCGCCTGACCGACCGGTAGCGAGCCGGTGAACGAGATGCCGGCGACGCGGGGGTCGTTGACGATCGCCTCCCCCGCTTCGCGGTCGCCCTGGATCAGGTTCAGCACGCCGGCCGGAACGCCCGCGTCGTGGAAGGCTTGCACGAGCAAGGCCGAGGTCCACGGGGTCAGCGGAGACGGCTTCAGCACCGCGCCACAGCCCGCGATCAACGCGGGAGCGATCTTCCACATCGGGATCGCGACGGGGAAGTTCCACGGCGTGATCAGGCCGACGACGCCGAGCGGGCGGCGGAATGTCATCACGATGGTGCGCGGCTCCTCAGCAGGAGTCGTGACACCGTTGATGCGTCGCGCCTCGCCGATGGTGAAGTCGAGGATCGCCAGGGAGCGGGTAACCTCGCCGCGAGCCTCGTTGAGACGCTTGCCCTGCTCGCGGGTGATCGCCGCAGCCAGGATGTCGATCCGGTCCTCGATGATACGGGCGGCGCGGGTGAGCACCTTCGCTCGTTCGATGGGGCCGATCGCATCCCACTCGATGCGAGCGCGTTCGGCGGCGTCGACCGCCGTTGTCACATCGGCGGTGACCGACTCGGTGAACTCGCCGATGACGTCGTTCAGGTCCGCCGGGTTGATGTTGCGTCGGGTGTCGCCGCTGACGCTGGCGCGCCACTGTCCGTCGATGTAATTGAGGAGGTGGTCGGGATCGGGGCTATGCGTCACGGCATATCCGACCACGGTCGAAGGTTTCGGATCGATACTCACGTCAGTCACTTCAAGCTCCTGAGTTCGGGGGTCAGTTCGGGCGGACGGCGATGCGCGGAGCGACGGCGGTGCGTGCGACGGCGACGGCTTCGTCGATCTCGTTCAGCGGAAAGGCGTCGGGGATGAGATCGGAGAACAGGTGCTGCACAGAGGTGCGCTGCAGAAAATCGACGGCCTCGACGAGGTCGTCGATCCGGTAATTGTGGCTGCCCACAACGGTGGTCAGGTTCTTCACGAAACCACTCGGCTCGAAGATGATCTCCGGGGCGGGCGACACAGAGCCGACCATCGCGATGCGGCCGCCCATGGCGACCACCTGGAACGCAGACTGCACGGCACGACTGTTGCCGGAGAGCTCGAAGATCACGTCAGCGCCCAGGCGCCCGGTCGTCTCCGCGAGGTCCTCGGGCGCGACGGTGGCGGTCGCACCGAACTGCGCGGCCAGCTCGCGTCGGGCGGGATCGACGTCGACAGCGATGACGGTCTCGACGCCGCGATCCTTCGCATAGGCGACGGCTGTCAGCCCGAGCATCCCGCATCCGAGCACGACGACGACATCGGAGGCGTCGAGCTCGACCCGGCGTGCGGCGCAGGTCACTGTCGCCGTGGCGCAGTTCGCGGGAGCGGCCAGCTCCGCGGGAAGGTCTTCGGGCACCGGAACCAGACCGGTGCCAGCGATGAGGTGGCAGTGCGAGGCAAAGCCGCCATTGAGCTTCCAGTGGTCATCCATCGCCTCGTGGCCGTACTTTCGGACGCTCTCGCACTTCTGCGGGATGCCGCGCAGGCATCGGCGGCACTCGCCGCACGAGGTGCCGATGGTCCAGGTGACTCGAGTTCCGATGGCGAGGGCCGCCCCATCAGGACCCGAAGCGCTGCCGCCGGTGGCGACGATGCGTCCGACGGCCTCGTGACCGAGAACGGTGGGCAGCGGAGTCGGGCGATCTCCCCCGATGGTGTGCAGGTCGCTGCCGCAGATGGTCGCGAGTTCAATCTCGACCAGCACCTCACCGGGACGGAGTACGGGCAACGGCTGGCTGTCGACCGAGAAACCCTCGTCGACTCCGGACCAGACTGCGGCTGCGGCCGTGGGCGTCGCCTCTCGGGTGTCCGTGGCCTGTTCAGTGACGTCTTCGTCGGTGTTCATCGCTGCTCCTCAGCGCTCTCTTCGAGCGATCGTACGCTTGCGTTCATGGAGTGCGGGCCCCGGGACGGAATGCTCCCGGGACCCGCAGTTGTCATCGCCGGATCGTCGCCGCCACGAGGGCACTGCAGGTACAGGCGACAGCGACGATCGGGAAGATCAGGCCTGCGTCTCCGCCGTTGTGGTCCATGATCGCCCCGATGATCGGCTCTGCGGCACCTGCGAACAGGTAGGCGAAGAAGTTCACTGCACCGATCGCGGTGCCCGCCATCACCTTGCCGGCGAGATCGGGGCAGAGGGCCCAGAACGAAGACTGAGGACCATAGATGAAGAACCCGCAGAGGAAGAGCAGGACGATGCCGAGCAGCGGGCCGGGGTTCAGCAGCCACATCGCCAGAGCCGAAACGGCGCCGAGAGCCATGAAGAGCATGATCGGACGGTCGCGGCGAGAGCCGAAGAGGCGGTCGGACAGCTGACCGTTGACCAGAGCGCCGACGGCCATGCCGACCGGCAGCGACAGCGAGATCCACAGACCGCCCGGGGTCGATTTCCATTCGTCGCCGAGGAAGAACACCGGCACCCAGATGAGCATGCCGTAGCGAGCGGCGTTCTGGAACCCGATCGCGACACCGGTGAGCCAGATCTTGGGGATGCCGAGCACGGTCTTGTAGCGGGTGAGTGAGGTCAGCGTCTCTGCCGGCACCTCGACGGTCGCGTGCGACGACGTCGTCGTCAGAAGGGGCTTCTCGGCCTCATCGGCGTCCTTGGTGAAGCGCTCAGGCGGAATGACGCCCGCCTGCTTCGGGGTGTCGCGGGCGACGAAGTAGAAGGTGATTCCACCCACGAGCATGAGCAGCACCGGCAGGCGGAACAGCCACTGCCAGTCGAGCTGGAACGTCGACACCACGAGCGTCGAGGTACTGAAGACGAGCACCGACGAGCATCCGGCAGCCAGCGTGTAGAACCCGAAGGTCTTGCCGCGTTCGGAGTGGCTCCACCAGTTGGAGATCACCCGCCCGCCTGCAGACCAGCCCATCGCCTGGACGAAGCCATTCGCCCCGAGCACCGTCGCCATCGCGGCGGGCGAGCCCATGAAGCTGGCGATCACGCAAAAGATGGTCGAGCTGATCGAGCCGACGGTCGCGAGCCTGCGACCCCCGAACTTGTCGGCCAGGTTGCCGTTGACCATCTGACCGACGGCGTAGGCCCAGAGCGCCACGCCGCTGATCATTCCGACGGTGGCCTTGGTCCAGCCGAACTCCTCCTGGATGCCGGGGATCGCGAAGCCGAAAGCCTGGCGGCCCGTGTAGAAGAACAGATACATGAACATCGCCGCGAGCAGCATCTGCCACGCCTTCTTGCGGAAGGAGTGCTCATCGAGCTGCTTACCGGGCGCCATTGCCCGGTCGGTCATAGTCGACATTGTCTAGCCAATCTCCGAGTCGCCTGCGCCCTTCGTCGGACGCAGACTGGGGTAGGGGTTTTCTTAGGCGACGGCGAGTTCAGCCGCGTTTTCGTTCTGGGTCACCAGGGTGGTGGCGACCCAATACGCGTCGTAGTTGTGGATGTAGGCGGTGCGACCCCACGGCTCGTCGAGTTCGGCGGGACGCGGCAGCTCGCGGTTGATGATGAACGGGATCTGGAGTTCGCCGAGTGCACCGTGCGAGCGCAGCGGGGCGTCGAGACCAGTGAGGTCGTGCCAAGCGGCGTAGCGGCCGACGGCGGTTCCCTCCTCGCCGAGGACGATGATGTCGCCGATACGGTCGGCAGGCATCGAGAACGTCGACGCGGCCTCTTCGCGGGTGACGGCGACCTGCACACCGGGGATCTGGCGGAGCGCTTCGATGGTGGAGTCGCGGTCAGCGCCCTCAGGAAGGTAGACCGAGGCGAACGAACCCAGCGCGCCGTGGTGCACTGTGTACGGGTCGGTGATGGGGAGGATGACCCGCAGCCCGTCGGAGCCCGGCTCGGCACCGGTGGTGCCGAGGATCCTGCGGACCTCGTCTTCGACGAAGAGCACGTTCGGCTTGCCGGCCGCGTCGGTCTTCGCGCTCATACCGTGATCGGCAGTGAGAACGACGATCGCGCCGAGCGCCTCGAGTTCGGCGGCGTAGCGGTCGATCTCGGCGTAGAGGTCATTCGCCGCCTCGGTGCCAGGGGCGTTCTTGTGCTGGATGTAGTCAGTCAGAGACAGGTACATGATGTCGGCGCCGCGGGTGCGCAGGATCTCGACGCCTGCGGCGAGCGCGAAGATCGACAGGTCTGCCGAGTAGACGCTGGCCAACGGAAGTCCGACGAGCTCGAGCACGTTGTCGATGCCGTTGTCTTCGATCGTGGCCTGGTCGGCCTTCTCGGCGGAGAAGCAGATGCCCCTGCGGCTCGGCTCGACGAATTCCCCGCTGCCCTCGAGACTGGGGCCCGCCTCGACGACGCCGGCGCCCAGCAGGCGACGCAGCTTGTCCTTGGCGGTGACGATGACCACGTCGAGCCCGGCTTCGTTCGCCGCACCGAAGATGGTGGGGACGCGGAGGAACTTCTTGTCATTCATCAGCACCTCTTCGCCGGTGGAGGTGTCGAAGATGTAGTTTCCGCTGATTCCGTGCACTGCCGGCGGGTGACCGGTCGCGATCGAGATGTTGTTCGGGTTGGTGAGCGCGGGCATCGCGCAGTGCGCCTCCCACGAGCTCGCGTTCTTTTCGAGAACGCTGGCGAGCCACGGCATCCGACCGGCCTTGATGGCCTCGATGTGGTAGTCGGGCTCGCTGCCGTCGATGCAGATGACGACGACCGGAGCCGAAGGCTTGGTGTACGTGCGGTCGTTGACGGTGAACGTCTCAGCAGTCACGGGTGGCTCCTCAGATTCAGGTGATTCGGATGTCACCCACTCTGCGCTCACCGCAGCAGGCCCGGAACCCCGAACGGGGCTATGGGAGCGATAGCCACAACGGTGCTACCTCTGCGCGACGTCGGTCCCCTGACCCGCGAAACGACGCGCAGCCCCGATACTCGCGGACGCGCGCACGCCCGAGTTACGCGACCTGCCCCCGCGCGAAGTACTCGACCAGCTCGGGATCGAGCGACGGAACGTCGATCGCGGAGCCGTCAGAGCGCAGTGACTGCGTCGCGAGAATTCCGGCCGCCACCGCTTCCCGCGCCGCAACCGGCGAGGTCTCGGTGAGCCCGCCGTCACGGACGAACCGGAGGAATTCAGCGACCAGCAGAGCGTCGGCACCATCGTGCCCCGCGTCCGGGACCTCGGGCACGATGAAGGTCTCGTCGGCCTCGGCCGCGCCACGGTGACGGCGGTTCCAGAGCTTGACCTCGCTCCCCGCGGTGTCGCCGAAGTTCTCGATGCGCCCCGCGGTGCCGATGACGGTGTAGTTGCGCCAGTAGTCCGGCGTGAAGTGGCATTGCTGATACGAGGCCATGATCCCGCCGGTCAGCCGCATGTTCACCATCGAGATGTCCTCGACGTCGATCACCGGGTGCAGACCCGTGAGCGAGGTGGGCGGCCAGTTGTCGACACTGAACCAGTCCGGCATCCGCTCGCCGGTGCGCTCGCGACGATCGGTGATGTCTCCGTAGACGCTGAGCTCACCCATCGCGGCGACCTGCTCGGTGTAGGCGCCGGCCAGCCAATGGATGATGTCGATGTCGTGCGCGCCCTTCTGCAGGAGCAACCCGGTGGTGCGGCGACGGTCGGCGTGCCAGTCCTTGAAGTAGAAGTCCCCGCCGTGGCCGACGAAATGACGCACCCAGACGGCCTTGACGTCACCGATGCGCCCGTCCTGGATGAGGTCGCGCATCAGCGTGATCACGGGCATGTGCCGCATGTTGTGACCGATGTACAACCGACTGCCTGTGCGGCGGGCAGTCTCGAGCATCGCGTCGGCGTCGGCGAGATGGATCGCGAGCGGCTTCTCGCAGAAGACGGCGACGCCCGCTTCGAGGGCGCGGATGCTGAGGGCTGCGTGCGTGTCGTCCGGCGTGAGCACCATCACGGCGTCCACCCCTGAGGCGAGCAGTTCGTCGAGTGAATCCGTGACGAGTGCGTCCGGCACGAGGCGACGTGCATCGTCACGGGCGCGCTCTGAGGGGTCGCAGATCGCAGTGATGCGCGATCCCTCGCCCGGTCGCTGCACCTCCTCTCGGAGAGAG from Microbacterium sp. LWO13-1.2 includes the following:
- a CDS encoding efflux RND transporter permease subunit — translated: MSNLAVLSLKNRALIALITIVAAVFGGLALTNLKQELIPSLELPNLIVMTTYPGASPEVVENDVSTPIESAIQGVPGLESTTATSTTNASIVQATFAYGTNLATAEQKIQQAINRVAQQLPDDVSPQVLAVAIDDFPVIQVAVTGFDDAENAQAELERVAIPDLEDVDGVNAAQIVGGIGQRITITPDAAALAEQRLSTQAISQALQQNGTLFPGGDITENGQTLTVQTGAKITSVEELAALPLVGSAATIGDVATVAQESDPVSSISRVDGEDALSISITKLPAANTVEVSQGVLAALDEIGKAFPDAEFTVIFDQAPFIVQSIETLATEGLLGLAFAVIIILVFLLSIRSTLVTAISIPTSVLITFIGLQAFGYSLNILTLGALTIAIGRVVDDSIVVIENIKRHYVGDADKGDAIRLAVREVAMAVTSSTITTVAVFLPIVFVGDMVGELFRPFAVTVSIAMIASLLVSLTIVPVLAYWFLRPGKELLDENGKAIDPEHPDAPPTPLQRMYRPILGWTLKHSAVTVILAVVVLGATLAAAPLMKVNFLSDSGQNTMRVTQDLGPTASLEAKSDAAIAVEEALLGVDGVEHVQASIGSSGSALRDAFSGSAGVTYSVLTDGDADQEALRADVQDAIDSLSDVGEIAVAASSGFGSSDIEITVTASNSEDLQTATSAVVDELDGRDGVGQVTDNLAASLPYIAVVVDRVAAAERGLSEVAVGSIVSNTMRPEQLGSIEIGDTALTVYLAASEPPATADALRALTIPTPLGLVQLQEIATVEERNGPTSISTEQGRRTATVTVPPASDNLAVATASVNEALAAVELPDGASAAVGGVATQQADSFSQLGLAMLAAILIVYVVMVATFKSLRQPLLLLVSVPFAATGAILLQIVTGVPLGVASLIGVLMLIGIVVTNAIVLIDLVNQYREKGLSTADAVMAGGEKRLRPILMTALATIFALTPMALGITGHGGFISQPLAIVVIGGLISSTVLTLIVLPTLYNLVEGARERRRAKRAGAGDVGSGSGDASESGTDDAASESVLPHAHPLTRRELREHPSE
- a CDS encoding TetR family transcriptional regulator — encoded protein: MYRRGWVMPDAVTRRRRDPEARRREIVAAASELIVEIGVDAITHRKVAARAGVPLGATTQYFATLDDLRDAALHALAAEVELRIDITRQAVIADGVTPAGLARLIHGGLEDARAVQADRAVVTAAVHDPRVRELARHWSDEVVAFIAPVHGTDRARAAAVFIDGVLWHAQIHDEPLDESLIRDALAGILTSAPTASAPASA
- a CDS encoding LysR family transcriptional regulator → MVNLNQLEVLVTVVEAGGFSGAAKKLYMSQPSVSTHVRNLETSLGVPLVERTTQGARATAAGTVVVDHARRIFALLAALEQDVAAFQGPDAGRLTVAGTTTLGTYLLPRLVAQFSARAPRVDCQIRVGNEDAVEGWVIRGDVALGLSIGLPREQLEAEPLLTEEMVLVAASGSPLAGRTLQAIELSGQRFLVREQGSATRRQQEEILRTWGLETAARWEMWGPDTLKEAASAGLGVALLSEHATARERAIGDLVALDITPAPPGRTVSLIRRADRVLTPPEEAFVTLLRSMAHWPT
- a CDS encoding aldehyde dehydrogenase family protein, which codes for MTDVSIDPKPSTVVGYAVTHSPDPDHLLNYIDGQWRASVSGDTRRNINPADLNDVIGEFTESVTADVTTAVDAAERARIEWDAIGPIERAKVLTRAARIIEDRIDILAAAITREQGKRLNEARGEVTRSLAILDFTIGEARRINGVTTPAEEPRTIVMTFRRPLGVVGLITPWNFPVAIPMWKIAPALIAGCGAVLKPSPLTPWTSALLVQAFHDAGVPAGVLNLIQGDREAGEAIVNDPRVAGISFTGSLPVGQAINRAGADRLMRTQLELGGKNALLVLDDADLDAAVEAIIHGAFGQSGQRCSATSRVIVDAKVHDALLERLAPRVRAMKIGRGDQSWSDIGPVVNEERHQACITAIERAITDGAKVVAGGEAAELDTPGFFIKPTILDDVAWDSELAQEEVFGPVLSVITCDGYDDAMRISNSVKYGMSGTIFTQDPSRIFQALQEFQAGMLHVNRPGVGAYSHLPHMGAKASQLGAPECSPEVWQFYTDLRSACIRY
- a CDS encoding zinc-binding dehydrogenase, producing the protein MNTDEDVTEQATDTREATPTAAAAVWSGVDEGFSVDSQPLPVLRPGEVLVEIELATICGSDLHTIGGDRPTPLPTVLGHEAVGRIVATGGSASGPDGAALAIGTRVTWTIGTSCGECRRCLRGIPQKCESVRKYGHEAMDDHWKLNGGFASHCHLIAGTGLVPVPEDLPAELAAPANCATATVTCAARRVELDASDVVVVLGCGMLGLTAVAYAKDRGVETVIAVDVDPARRELAAQFGATATVAPEDLAETTGRLGADVIFELSGNSRAVQSAFQVVAMGGRIAMVGSVSPAPEIIFEPSGFVKNLTTVVGSHNYRIDDLVEAVDFLQRTSVQHLFSDLIPDAFPLNEIDEAVAVARTAVAPRIAVRPN
- a CDS encoding MFS transporter: MTDRAMAPGKQLDEHSFRKKAWQMLLAAMFMYLFFYTGRQAFGFAIPGIQEEFGWTKATVGMISGVALWAYAVGQMVNGNLADKFGGRRLATVGSISSTIFCVIASFMGSPAAMATVLGANGFVQAMGWSAGGRVISNWWSHSERGKTFGFYTLAAGCSSVLVFSTSTLVVSTFQLDWQWLFRLPVLLMLVGGITFYFVARDTPKQAGVIPPERFTKDADEAEKPLLTTTSSHATVEVPAETLTSLTRYKTVLGIPKIWLTGVAIGFQNAARYGMLIWVPVFFLGDEWKSTPGGLWISLSLPVGMAVGALVNGQLSDRLFGSRRDRPIMLFMALGAVSALAMWLLNPGPLLGIVLLFLCGFFIYGPQSSFWALCPDLAGKVMAGTAIGAVNFFAYLFAGAAEPIIGAIMDHNGGDAGLIFPIVAVACTCSALVAATIRR